The following proteins are co-located in the Acidicapsa acidisoli genome:
- the rplI gene encoding 50S ribosomal protein L9, which produces MEVILKEDVANLGHRGDVVKVAEGYGRNFLLPRKLALQATASNKAVIEQMKAAAVRRSASEKALAETLAAQLEPLTLAFTRKSGENGHLFGSVTSADIAHELETRGFEVDRRKIQLVEPIKAIGETSVAIKLHREVTAHVKVTVAAENVAEAVATEAAVAV; this is translated from the coding sequence ATGGAAGTCATTCTGAAGGAAGACGTAGCAAATCTCGGCCACCGCGGAGACGTGGTGAAAGTAGCCGAGGGCTATGGTCGCAACTTCCTGCTGCCGCGTAAGCTGGCATTGCAGGCTACCGCTTCGAACAAGGCCGTCATTGAACAGATGAAGGCCGCAGCTGTCCGCCGCTCCGCCTCGGAGAAGGCACTTGCCGAAACTTTGGCTGCACAGCTCGAACCTCTCACCCTCGCTTTCACCCGCAAGTCGGGCGAAAACGGCCACCTCTTTGGCTCAGTCACCTCCGCCGACATTGCGCACGAACTTGAGACCAGGGGCTTTGAAGTCGACCGCCGCAAGATTCAGTTGGTCGAGCCGATCAAGGCCATCGGCGAAACCTCGGTAGCCATCAAGCTGCACCGCGAAGTCACCGCCCATGTGAAGGTGACCGTCGCTGCAGAGAATGTTGCTGAGGCTGTTGCCACCGAAGCTGCCGTCGCTGTCTAA
- a CDS encoding 4-(cytidine 5'-diphospho)-2-C-methyl-D-erythritol kinase, whose amino-acid sequence MPTTVRSHAKINLGLGIGAPRADGFHGLVTIYQTLALHDLLTVTAQRAETTTIQLTSNDRRVPTDGRNTAWKMVELALHTLGVSAEVSIHIDKRLPIQGGLGAGSANAVAALVGLETELGIGQESDPTWGATRLQIASQVGSDVPLFLIGGTVLGLDRGQMVFPVPDLLSGEESAWCVVATPSVGVSTPQAFRDWDALCLRTRLTAEASDAKLNELSRVLASALTWASSLTGVEAWNGSSGVSSQIRNDGGGDLAGPQVSALVRTGIANDFESVVFLQHPLLSEIKRTLAASGTPEAALHASLSGSGSALFGLYRGQGDAEAACERLRVMGVRSLLTQTLPRIAYWRQMILK is encoded by the coding sequence ATGCCGACAACCGTCCGTTCACACGCGAAGATCAACCTGGGCCTGGGCATCGGCGCACCCCGCGCCGATGGCTTTCACGGCTTGGTCACGATCTATCAGACCCTAGCCCTGCACGATCTGTTGACGGTTACCGCGCAACGGGCAGAGACGACAACGATCCAGCTCACCTCCAATGACCGTCGCGTTCCAACCGATGGCCGCAACACTGCGTGGAAGATGGTCGAACTGGCGCTCCACACGTTGGGAGTCTCGGCTGAAGTTTCCATCCACATCGACAAGCGGTTGCCCATTCAGGGCGGGTTGGGCGCAGGCTCGGCCAACGCTGTTGCAGCCCTCGTCGGCCTCGAAACAGAACTCGGAATTGGCCAGGAAAGCGACCCAACTTGGGGCGCAACCCGCCTGCAAATCGCCTCGCAGGTCGGTTCCGATGTGCCGCTTTTTCTGATCGGCGGCACGGTTCTCGGCCTCGATCGCGGCCAGATGGTCTTCCCCGTGCCCGATCTGCTCTCCGGCGAGGAATCGGCATGGTGCGTGGTCGCAACCCCCTCGGTGGGCGTCTCGACTCCGCAGGCTTTCCGTGACTGGGATGCCCTCTGCCTGCGCACCCGTTTGACCGCAGAGGCAAGCGACGCTAAACTAAATGAGTTGAGTCGCGTCTTGGCCAGCGCCCTTACGTGGGCAAGCTCCTTAACGGGAGTTGAGGCTTGGAACGGCTCCTCCGGTGTCTCTTCCCAAATTCGCAATGATGGGGGAGGAGACCTGGCCGGACCACAGGTGTCCGCGCTTGTCCGCACCGGGATAGCGAACGACTTCGAATCCGTCGTCTTTCTGCAGCATCCCCTTTTGAGCGAGATCAAGCGCACTCTTGCGGCTTCCGGTACTCCGGAGGCAGCTCTCCATGCGTCGTTGTCCGGGTCCGGTTCAGCTCTCTTTGGTCTTTACCGAGGCCAGGGAGATGCAGAGGCAGCCTGTGAGCGGCTGCGTGTGATGGGTGTCAGAAGCTTGTTGACACAAACCCTTCCACGCATCGCCTACTGGCGGCAAATGATTCTGAAATAA
- a CDS encoding 50S ribosomal protein L25 → MPEVVVAKPRQVPANGKFNKNAARRVRVAGKIPAVVYGAGHESVAVEVDPKQILRILHSESGHNTIFDADIAGQGLAKVMIVDWQYEPIRDSLLHIDLKRIAMDKAMKASVPVRLVGVATGVKNEGGMLDQVLREVEIECLPGDIPSHIDVDITNLGLHGVIRVSDLPHSGSIKFLDAEDATVAHVVSIRAEAEPVAAVAAVAEPEVAKKGKTDAPAADAKK, encoded by the coding sequence ATGCCTGAAGTCGTAGTCGCAAAGCCTCGCCAAGTGCCAGCCAATGGCAAGTTCAACAAGAATGCAGCACGGCGTGTCCGCGTTGCCGGCAAAATTCCCGCCGTGGTTTACGGCGCTGGACACGAGTCGGTAGCCGTCGAAGTCGATCCCAAGCAGATTCTGCGGATTCTCCACTCCGAGTCCGGCCACAACACGATCTTCGACGCAGATATCGCAGGTCAGGGTCTGGCCAAGGTCATGATCGTGGATTGGCAGTATGAGCCGATTCGCGACTCGCTGCTGCACATCGACCTGAAGCGCATCGCGATGGACAAGGCAATGAAGGCCAGTGTTCCGGTACGCCTTGTCGGCGTCGCCACTGGCGTCAAGAACGAGGGCGGCATGCTCGATCAGGTGTTGCGCGAGGTTGAAATCGAGTGCCTGCCCGGAGATATTCCGAGCCACATCGATGTCGACATCACCAACCTCGGCCTGCACGGCGTCATTCGCGTCAGCGACCTGCCGCACTCCGGTTCGATCAAGTTCCTCGACGCCGAAGACGCAACCGTCGCCCATGTCGTTTCGATTCGCGCGGAAGCCGAGCCAGTTGCAGCAGTTGCCGCAGTAGCCGAGCCCGAAGTTGCCAAGAAGGGCAAGACCGACGCTCCTGCCGCCGACGCCAAGAAGTAG
- the ggt gene encoding gamma-glutamyltransferase, whose protein sequence is MIIRTFPRRTPLLAVTLGISTAFAHFGAAQENKQETGGIAYRDEQPVRAQHGMVVSVHHLASDAGVEILKAGGNAVDAAVATGFALAVVHPIAGNLGGGGFLLLRTHDGHSTFIDYREQAPLAASEDMYLDAKGNVLPADNLQSSVTGYRSIATPGSVAGMAYAEKKYGRLGLARVMAPAIKLAENGFVLSGEEAHELHSSGLGLFPDTKRIFQRDGHYYEANEVFKQPELARTLKRIAADPSDFYHGKLARELVADLRKGGGLITLDDLAHYEVKERTPVTGSFHNYTVISAPPPSSGGVVLLSALNILAGYDLTKFEDRSPAWIHLITEAYRRAYMDRSDYLGDPDYNRIPVTELTSKQYADAWRASITDKATQSADLHRPDGFLPPAPRTAGQRIESPDTTHYSVVDKDGNAVSVTTTLNNSFGSQVTAGDLGFLLNDEMDDFAAKVGAPNLYGLIQGPADAIAPRKRPLSAMTPTVVLEDGKLRFVLGSPGGGRIITTVANIFLSASEGGLNIQQAVDAPRFHHQYLPDKLSLEAGFPQSTQDALKAMGYTIDTRSQWSNGECIAVDAKTGELLGGQDHRSHYGKAAGY, encoded by the coding sequence ATGATTATTCGCACATTCCCCAGGCGCACTCCTCTGCTGGCAGTTACTCTCGGAATTTCCACAGCTTTTGCACACTTCGGCGCAGCTCAGGAAAACAAGCAGGAAACCGGCGGTATCGCCTACCGCGACGAGCAGCCGGTTCGCGCCCAACACGGCATGGTGGTCAGTGTGCATCACCTGGCTTCCGACGCTGGTGTGGAGATCCTGAAGGCTGGCGGCAACGCGGTGGATGCCGCGGTCGCGACAGGATTTGCGCTGGCCGTGGTGCATCCGATTGCCGGAAACCTGGGTGGCGGCGGATTTCTGCTGCTGCGCACGCACGACGGACATTCCACGTTTATCGACTATCGCGAGCAGGCTCCGCTGGCTGCGTCGGAAGACATGTATCTCGATGCCAAAGGCAACGTGCTGCCCGCCGACAATCTGCAATCGAGCGTCACAGGGTATCGCTCCATTGCCACGCCCGGCTCAGTGGCAGGCATGGCGTATGCCGAGAAAAAGTATGGCAGGCTGGGGCTGGCCCGCGTGATGGCTCCGGCGATCAAGCTGGCCGAGAATGGTTTTGTCCTAAGCGGCGAAGAGGCTCACGAACTCCACTCTTCCGGTCTCGGTCTCTTCCCGGATACAAAGCGCATCTTCCAGCGCGATGGCCATTACTACGAAGCCAATGAGGTTTTCAAGCAGCCAGAACTGGCGCGGACCCTCAAGCGAATCGCCGCCGACCCAAGCGACTTTTATCACGGCAAGCTCGCTCGGGAACTGGTCGCCGACCTGCGCAAAGGCGGTGGGCTGATCACGCTCGACGATCTGGCGCATTACGAGGTCAAGGAGCGAACGCCGGTCACCGGTTCCTTTCACAACTACACGGTGATCAGCGCACCGCCGCCGTCCTCTGGCGGAGTGGTGCTGCTGTCGGCGCTGAACATCCTTGCGGGCTACGATCTGACGAAGTTCGAAGACCGCAGCCCCGCGTGGATTCACCTGATCACCGAGGCTTACCGCCGGGCGTATATGGACCGCAGCGATTATCTGGGCGACCCCGACTACAACAGGATTCCGGTCACGGAGCTGACCAGCAAGCAATATGCCGATGCGTGGCGCGCGAGCATTACAGACAAGGCCACTCAAAGCGCCGACCTGCACCGGCCGGATGGATTTTTGCCGCCTGCGCCCAGGACCGCGGGCCAGCGCATCGAGTCGCCGGACACGACGCACTATTCGGTGGTGGACAAAGACGGAAATGCCGTTTCCGTTACAACGACCCTGAACAACTCATTTGGTTCTCAGGTCACTGCGGGCGACCTCGGTTTTCTGCTCAATGATGAGATGGACGACTTTGCCGCAAAGGTGGGTGCACCCAATCTGTACGGCCTCATTCAGGGCCCCGCGGACGCGATCGCTCCGCGCAAGCGGCCTCTGTCTGCGATGACGCCGACGGTTGTACTGGAGGATGGCAAGCTTCGCTTTGTACTCGGTTCGCCCGGCGGCGGACGCATTATTACCACCGTGGCGAATATCTTCTTGTCCGCTTCGGAAGGTGGCCTGAACATTCAGCAGGCGGTCGACGCACCCCGCTTCCACCACCAATACTTGCCGGACAAGCTCTCGCTCGAAGCCGGGTTTCCGCAGTCCACGCAAGACGCGCTGAAGGCGATGGGTTACACGATCGACACACGCTCTCAGTGGTCCAACGGCGAATGCATTGCAGTCGACGCGAAGACAGGTGAGCTATTAGGCGGGCAGGACCATCGTAGCCACTATGGCAAGGCCGCTGGATACTGA
- a CDS encoding ribose-phosphate diphosphokinase, whose product MKEAKLASERKRSRGLGEDKSFRLFSGTANRPLAEEIAGFVGVKLGESKLQRFADGEVYFQLLENVRGTDVFLVQPTCFPVDQHLLELLIMIDALKRASAARITAVVPYYGYARQDRKDRPRVAISAKLIADLLTTAGANRALFVDLHAAQIQGFFNIPVDHLFASPVLVSHFRELNLPNLTVVSPDAGGVERARFFATKMGAPLAIVDKRRTDMNVAEVMNVIGDVRGRTCLVIDDIVDTAGTLVKTVDALLANGAASVHACASHAVLSGPAIDRIANSRMEQLVVTNTVPLREAAQKLAKIKVLSIAGLLGAAIESIHMETSVSTLFN is encoded by the coding sequence ATGAAGGAGGCCAAGTTGGCCTCTGAGCGGAAGCGGAGCAGGGGATTGGGTGAGGACAAGAGCTTCCGGCTCTTTTCCGGAACAGCCAATCGTCCTCTGGCGGAAGAGATTGCCGGATTTGTCGGCGTCAAGCTGGGCGAAAGCAAGCTCCAGCGCTTTGCCGATGGTGAGGTTTACTTCCAGCTGCTGGAGAATGTTCGCGGCACGGATGTCTTCCTCGTTCAGCCGACCTGTTTTCCCGTCGATCAGCATCTGCTTGAGCTGCTGATCATGATTGACGCGCTCAAGCGAGCCTCTGCCGCGCGTATTACGGCAGTGGTTCCGTACTACGGCTACGCCCGGCAGGACAGAAAAGACCGTCCCCGCGTCGCCATCAGCGCCAAGTTGATTGCCGACCTGTTAACGACGGCCGGTGCCAACCGCGCATTGTTTGTGGATCTGCACGCGGCGCAGATTCAGGGCTTTTTCAATATCCCGGTGGATCATCTCTTCGCCAGCCCGGTGCTGGTGAGCCACTTCCGGGAGTTGAACCTGCCCAACCTGACCGTGGTTTCGCCCGATGCGGGCGGCGTGGAACGGGCAAGATTCTTTGCCACCAAGATGGGTGCTCCGCTGGCGATTGTCGATAAGCGCCGGACGGACATGAATGTTGCGGAAGTCATGAATGTCATCGGTGATGTGCGCGGACGTACCTGCCTCGTCATCGACGACATTGTGGATACGGCGGGAACGTTGGTGAAGACGGTCGACGCGTTGCTGGCCAATGGCGCGGCCTCGGTTCATGCCTGCGCCAGCCATGCGGTGCTTTCGGGGCCGGCAATCGATCGCATCGCCAACTCGCGCATGGAGCAGTTGGTCGTTACGAATACCGTTCCGTTGCGCGAGGCAGCACAGAAGCTCGCCAAGATTAAGGTGCTTTCGATCGCCGGGCTTTTGGGCGCGGCCATTGAGAGCATTCACATGGAGACCAGCGTCAGTACGCTGTTTAACTGA
- the rpsR gene encoding 30S ribosomal protein S18 yields the protein MSDETQVKAPESGASSGPSGQSGPGGHPGGGRPAGAPRPAGGPGGRGKFFRRKKVCKFCTEKIDAIPYRDVRLLQGFVAERGKIVPRRLTGVCTTHQRRLTRAIKQARNIALLPFAARH from the coding sequence ATGTCCGACGAGACACAAGTCAAGGCACCCGAGAGCGGTGCATCATCCGGGCCATCGGGACAATCCGGCCCCGGCGGCCATCCCGGCGGCGGTCGCCCTGCTGGCGCTCCGCGTCCTGCAGGTGGTCCTGGCGGTCGCGGCAAATTCTTTCGCCGTAAGAAGGTTTGCAAGTTCTGTACCGAGAAGATCGATGCGATCCCATATCGGGACGTGCGCCTTCTGCAGGGCTTCGTAGCCGAGCGCGGCAAAATCGTTCCCCGGCGGCTCACGGGAGTTTGCACCACGCACCAGCGCCGTCTGACCCGCGCCATCAAGCAGGCCCGCAACATCGCCCTGCTGCCATTTGCAGCGCGTCACTAG
- a CDS encoding prolyl oligopeptidase family serine peptidase: MYTNRVVHLAALVSFSVSLVPSLSFSQPSANPSASAPVNPAPAEQPDNYQWLEDVNGARPMEWVKAENERTAKVLEADPRFVAFRADALKVLESPDRLAIPDFREGTVYNTWQDAEHVRGIVRKTTLADYLTPQPKWQTVLDYDALAKADNENWVRHGLRCLYPGDGLCLAGLSAGGEDADTLREFDLKTGKFVSPDAGGFVLPKSKQRAAWVDKDTLLVARDWGNGTMTASGYPFVVKMWKRGQPLDQATEIFRGTQTDGGYGTSPFVLNDAQGHRAVFIYRPLSTFEIELSLVTPSGVKLLGLPRKFVPGGLLDGQLIFEINEDWIPAGARAGSQKLVQGTVLALSLADVEKDPVHLKPTVVFAPSSQEFEQSVDATRNHLLLTTLDHVQGRIYEYTHGKDGAWTRKKLDVPDNLTVEIETTNTSDDKFFLSLTGFLTPSSLELGDAATGELKAVKTLPAQFDASTDIVEQLEATSKDGTKVPYFVVHRKSIPYDGSNPTLMTAYGGFQVSMTPDYSGLVGKLWLEHGGVYVLANIRGGGEFGPAWHEAGLKTHRQRIYDDFAAVGQDLIARKITSPRRLGIMGGSNGGLLMGVEFNQHPDLWNAVVIQVPLLDMLGFEHIAAGASWVGEYGSVSVPEERAFLASISPYNNLKPDVTYPEPLIFTTTKDDRVGPVHARKFAARMEEYHKPFYYDEIIEGGHAAGANLKEDARTWAEMYTYLAKKLMD; the protein is encoded by the coding sequence ATGTATACCAATCGCGTAGTTCACCTCGCTGCTCTTGTATCGTTTTCTGTCTCCCTTGTGCCTTCGCTGAGTTTTTCTCAGCCATCTGCGAATCCATCCGCAAGCGCACCGGTGAATCCCGCACCGGCAGAGCAGCCGGATAACTACCAGTGGCTGGAAGACGTCAACGGCGCGCGGCCGATGGAGTGGGTCAAAGCGGAAAATGAGCGCACCGCCAAGGTCCTCGAAGCAGATCCCAGGTTTGTCGCGTTCCGCGCCGATGCGCTCAAAGTGCTTGAGTCACCGGACCGGCTGGCAATCCCAGATTTTCGCGAGGGCACGGTCTACAACACCTGGCAGGACGCTGAGCATGTCCGCGGCATCGTGCGCAAGACCACGCTTGCCGACTACCTCACCCCGCAGCCCAAATGGCAGACCGTCCTCGACTATGACGCTCTGGCCAAGGCGGACAACGAAAATTGGGTCCGGCACGGTCTGAGGTGCCTCTATCCCGGAGATGGTCTTTGCCTCGCCGGTCTTTCCGCCGGCGGAGAAGACGCTGATACTTTACGTGAATTCGATCTCAAGACCGGTAAATTTGTCAGCCCCGATGCCGGTGGTTTCGTCCTTCCGAAATCCAAGCAGCGCGCCGCATGGGTCGACAAGGACACCCTGCTTGTGGCCCGCGACTGGGGCAACGGAACCATGACAGCGTCCGGCTATCCCTTCGTTGTCAAGATGTGGAAGCGCGGCCAGCCGCTCGATCAGGCCACGGAGATTTTTCGCGGAACCCAGACAGACGGCGGCTACGGCACCAGCCCCTTCGTTCTGAACGACGCTCAGGGCCATCGGGCTGTATTCATCTACAGGCCTCTCAGCACCTTCGAAATCGAACTCTCTCTGGTAACGCCCAGCGGCGTCAAGTTGCTGGGGCTGCCGCGTAAGTTCGTACCCGGCGGCTTGCTCGATGGCCAGCTGATCTTCGAAATCAATGAAGACTGGATTCCGGCTGGGGCCCGGGCCGGTTCGCAGAAACTTGTTCAGGGAACCGTCCTCGCCCTTTCCCTCGCCGATGTTGAGAAAGACCCTGTACACCTCAAGCCCACCGTAGTTTTTGCTCCCAGCAGCCAGGAGTTCGAGCAATCCGTTGACGCGACTCGCAATCATCTCCTTCTGACCACCCTCGATCACGTCCAGGGACGCATCTACGAATACACGCACGGCAAAGACGGCGCCTGGACTCGCAAGAAACTCGATGTCCCCGACAACCTCACCGTCGAAATCGAGACTACGAATACCTCCGACGACAAATTCTTCCTCTCGCTCACAGGATTCCTGACACCGTCGTCGCTCGAACTCGGAGACGCCGCGACGGGCGAGTTGAAAGCCGTGAAGACGCTGCCTGCCCAGTTCGATGCCTCGACGGACATCGTCGAGCAACTGGAAGCGACTTCGAAAGATGGCACCAAGGTGCCGTACTTCGTCGTGCATCGCAAAAGCATTCCCTACGACGGCTCAAATCCAACCCTCATGACCGCCTACGGAGGCTTCCAGGTCTCCATGACGCCGGATTATTCCGGCCTGGTCGGCAAGCTCTGGCTCGAGCACGGCGGCGTCTATGTGCTGGCCAACATTCGTGGCGGTGGAGAATTCGGGCCCGCGTGGCATGAGGCCGGCCTCAAGACCCATCGCCAACGCATCTATGACGACTTTGCGGCGGTTGGCCAGGATCTCATCGCGCGCAAGATCACCTCGCCGCGCCGACTGGGAATCATGGGCGGCTCCAATGGTGGCCTGCTCATGGGTGTCGAGTTCAACCAGCATCCGGATCTGTGGAACGCCGTCGTCATTCAGGTTCCCTTGCTCGACATGCTGGGCTTCGAACACATCGCGGCAGGCGCCTCGTGGGTTGGAGAATACGGCTCCGTTTCCGTGCCCGAGGAGCGGGCATTTCTGGCCTCCATCTCGCCCTACAACAACCTGAAGCCCGACGTGACCTATCCCGAACCGCTTATCTTCACCACCACCAAGGATGACCGCGTTGGCCCCGTCCATGCGCGCAAATTTGCCGCACGCATGGAGGAGTACCACAAGCCTTTCTATTACGACGAAATCATAGAAGGCGGCCACGCGGCGGGCGCAAACCTGAAAGAAGACGCTCGTACCTGGGCCGAGATGTACACCTACCTTGCGAAGAAGCTGATGGACTAG
- the pth gene encoding aminoacyl-tRNA hydrolase, with protein MTAPEIEGFSHSTLHTSHSELEVKSQTPAPRPEPAGPVVVVGLGNPGTDYVWTPHNAGFMAIDRIAQQQGVVVQNRRCKALTATTRLGGREVILAKPETFMNLSGASVAALLKEFGIGPEERDRNLVVLYDELDLPLGTLKVRERGSPAGHNGARSISGALGSNEWLRLRIGVGPDLPQEAIAAGAKRRGGKDYLLEPMRKADLAVLDEVLDRVATAVRRIVEEGPAVAMNEFNRKPDGKS; from the coding sequence GTGACGGCGCCAGAAATCGAAGGTTTTTCACACTCCACACTCCACACTTCGCACTCAGAACTGGAAGTGAAATCGCAAACCCCGGCACCCAGGCCAGAGCCAGCCGGACCAGTAGTTGTAGTGGGGCTTGGCAACCCCGGCACAGATTACGTTTGGACGCCGCATAACGCGGGATTTATGGCAATCGACCGCATCGCGCAACAGCAGGGCGTTGTGGTCCAGAACCGGCGATGCAAGGCGCTGACCGCGACCACCCGATTGGGCGGACGGGAAGTGATCCTGGCCAAGCCCGAGACCTTCATGAACCTGAGCGGAGCTTCCGTAGCCGCTCTCTTGAAGGAATTTGGAATTGGTCCCGAGGAGCGCGACAGGAATCTGGTCGTCTTGTATGACGAACTGGATCTGCCGCTGGGGACGCTGAAGGTCAGGGAACGGGGCTCGCCGGCAGGCCACAACGGGGCTCGCAGCATCTCCGGAGCCTTGGGAAGCAATGAGTGGTTGAGGCTCCGGATCGGCGTAGGGCCGGATCTTCCGCAAGAGGCGATAGCCGCAGGCGCCAAACGAAGGGGCGGCAAGGATTATCTGCTGGAGCCGATGCGAAAGGCAGATTTGGCAGTGTTGGACGAAGTTTTGGACAGGGTGGCGACAGCCGTCCGAAGAATCGTGGAAGAGGGACCGGCGGTAGCGATGAATGAGTTCAACCGGAAGCCGGACGGGAAATCTTGA
- a CDS encoding sugar phosphate isomerase/epimerase family protein: MLRCLSTHLFLKERLHPGLLELAARSGAQAVEIFAARQHFDYTSREHVHELADWFASNELQPWSMHAPLFPDREMGRAGAPAVNLLHPEKSRRIDAMDEVKRALETAEHIHFKNLVVHLGERSDTWSPRTLEHALTALEHLDAFARPLGVRLLAENLVNEPTTPEHLIEILTLGHLTRIGVCMDLGHAHMTVGIPDAIATLASRPGTIGSVHVHDNHGMRDEHLWPGDGNIAWPKTMESFKALAEPPAFVLEIHYTLAETHTAISEKVQSAFDRLA, from the coding sequence ATGTTGCGATGTCTTTCGACGCACCTGTTCCTGAAGGAGCGCCTGCATCCGGGGCTGCTTGAACTGGCCGCCCGGAGCGGCGCGCAGGCGGTCGAAATCTTTGCCGCGCGTCAGCACTTCGACTACACCAGCCGCGAGCATGTTCATGAGCTGGCCGACTGGTTCGCATCGAATGAATTACAGCCATGGTCGATGCATGCGCCGCTCTTTCCGGATCGCGAGATGGGCCGCGCCGGTGCTCCGGCAGTAAACCTGCTTCATCCCGAAAAATCGCGCCGGATCGACGCCATGGACGAGGTCAAGCGCGCCCTCGAAACCGCCGAGCACATCCATTTCAAGAACCTCGTCGTGCATCTGGGCGAGCGATCCGATACCTGGTCGCCGCGTACACTGGAGCACGCCCTCACAGCACTTGAGCATCTGGATGCTTTCGCGCGACCGCTCGGCGTGCGGCTGCTGGCGGAAAATCTGGTCAATGAACCGACCACCCCCGAGCACCTGATCGAGATCCTCACCTTGGGCCATCTCACGCGCATCGGCGTCTGCATGGATCTGGGCCACGCCCACATGACGGTCGGAATCCCGGACGCTATTGCCACGTTGGCCAGCCGTCCTGGAACGATTGGTTCCGTGCATGTGCATGACAACCATGGCATGCGCGATGAGCACCTCTGGCCGGGCGACGGCAACATCGCATGGCCGAAGACCATGGAATCCTTCAAGGCACTGGCCGAACCTCCAGCGTTCGTGCTGGAAATCCACTACACTCTGGCCGAGACTCACACTGCGATCAGCGAGAAAGTACAGTCGGCCTTCGATCGGCTGGCGTAG
- the rpsF gene encoding 30S ribosomal protein S6, producing MDRLYEVMFIVRPDVVDEELDKLVAGFETTVTNGGGIIKNSEKLGRRKLAYTVRKFNDGNYILLTIEANGPVVAELERRLRVTEPVIKFITVRMDEEEKRLAKVKALRNAHQKRSAQPVAHAPAPVAAAAPVSEPVPVASVAEAETAQATA from the coding sequence ATGGATCGTTTGTATGAAGTAATGTTCATTGTCCGCCCCGATGTGGTCGATGAAGAACTGGACAAGCTGGTTGCAGGCTTCGAAACCACCGTCACCAATGGCGGAGGCATCATCAAGAACAGCGAAAAGCTTGGCCGTCGCAAGCTGGCTTATACTGTGCGCAAGTTCAACGACGGTAACTACATTCTGTTGACCATTGAGGCCAATGGCCCCGTGGTCGCCGAACTGGAACGCCGTCTTCGCGTTACCGAGCCGGTGATCAAGTTCATCACCGTGCGCATGGACGAGGAAGAGAAGCGTCTGGCCAAGGTCAAGGCTCTGCGCAATGCGCATCAGAAACGCAGCGCCCAACCAGTAGCCCATGCTCCTGCACCGGTTGCGGCCGCAGCCCCTGTCTCTGAGCCAGTGCCTGTTGCCAGCGTTGCGGAAGCCGAGACTGCCCAGGCGACCGCTTAG